A window of the Streptomyces sp. NBC_00250 genome harbors these coding sequences:
- a CDS encoding ATP-binding protein produces the protein MIPDPNHPWGLPIDYAGRGTVTENGHTIGVRLYDNTLGGPLEPDPMTGEYPAVYVTAQISENGETSAFLRGYGLVTVNPANGNPAVPDPTAVQRAVEASLADFETRRLAYAALCAAWVPAAPEPDPEPAPETEPAPETTPAP, from the coding sequence ATGATCCCCGACCCGAACCACCCCTGGGGCCTGCCCATCGACTACGCGGGCCGCGGCACCGTCACCGAGAACGGCCACACGATCGGCGTCCGCCTGTACGACAACACCCTCGGCGGCCCGCTGGAGCCCGACCCGATGACCGGCGAGTACCCGGCCGTGTACGTCACCGCCCAGATCAGCGAGAACGGCGAGACCAGCGCCTTCCTCCGCGGCTACGGCCTGGTCACCGTCAACCCGGCCAACGGCAACCCGGCCGTGCCCGACCCGACCGCCGTCCAGCGGGCCGTCGAGGCCTCGCTCGCCGACTTCGAGACCCGTCGACTGGCCTACGCCGCGCTCTGCGCCGCCTGGGTCCCCGCCGCCCCCGAACCGGACCCCGAGCCGGCCCCGGAGACGGAGCCCGCACCGGAGACGACCCCGGCCCCGTAG
- a CDS encoding peptidoglycan-binding protein yields the protein MATPLPADRLVAALRAEGVTVVEHPGWRTHNRNHAGAWGPVAGVMIHHTVSSGTTSSVEMCFNGYEGLPGPLCHGVIAKDGTVHLVGNGRANHAGGGDPSVLQAVVTETYGDRPPTPRAHQGSQDAVDGNSRFYGFECINLGNGTDPWPAAQLDAIERVSAALCRAHGWGAKSVIGHLEWSDWKSDPKGFGMPTLRQRVQTRLAKDPAKNTPDSGKPAVPRLQPFPGTSFFRKETSSPVITAMGRRLVAEGCSAYTVGPGPRWSEADRLSYAKWQRKLGFRGSDADGIPGAASWSALKVPHTK from the coding sequence ATGGCCACTCCCCTCCCCGCGGACCGGCTCGTCGCCGCGCTCCGCGCCGAAGGCGTCACCGTCGTCGAACACCCCGGCTGGCGCACCCACAACCGCAACCACGCCGGCGCCTGGGGCCCCGTCGCCGGCGTGATGATCCACCACACCGTCAGCTCCGGCACCACCTCGTCCGTCGAGATGTGCTTCAACGGCTACGAGGGCCTGCCCGGACCGCTCTGCCACGGCGTCATCGCCAAGGACGGCACCGTCCACCTCGTCGGCAACGGGCGCGCCAACCACGCCGGCGGCGGCGACCCGTCCGTCCTCCAGGCCGTGGTCACCGAGACGTACGGCGACCGGCCGCCGACCCCGCGCGCCCACCAGGGCAGCCAGGACGCCGTCGACGGAAACTCCCGCTTCTACGGCTTCGAATGCATCAACCTCGGCAACGGCACCGACCCCTGGCCGGCCGCCCAGCTCGACGCCATCGAACGGGTCTCCGCCGCCCTGTGCCGGGCCCACGGCTGGGGCGCCAAGTCCGTCATCGGCCACCTGGAGTGGTCCGACTGGAAGAGCGACCCCAAGGGCTTCGGCATGCCGACCCTCCGCCAGCGGGTCCAGACCCGGCTCGCCAAGGACCCCGCCAAGAACACCCCCGACAGCGGAAAGCCCGCCGTCCCCCGCCTCCAGCCGTTCCCGGGCACCTCGTTCTTCCGCAAGGAGACGAGCTCCCCGGTCATCACGGCCATGGGCCGCCGTCTCGTCGCCGAGGGCTGCTCCGCGTACACCGTCGGCCCCGGCCCCCGCTGGAGCGAGGCCGACCGGCTCAGCTACGCGAAGTGGCAGCGCAAGCTCGGCTTCCGCGGCTCCGACGCCGACGGCATCCCCGGCGCCGCGTCCTGGAGCGCGCTGAAGGTCCCGCACACGAAGTAG
- a CDS encoding DNA-directed RNA polymerase subunit beta' has protein sequence MLDVNFFDELRIGLATADDIRQWSHGEVKKPETINYRTLKPEKDGLFCEKIFGPTRDWECYCGKYKRVRFKGIICERCGVEVTRAKVRRERMGHIELAAPVTHIWYFKGVPSRLGYLLDLAPKDLEKVIYFAAYMITFVDDERRTRDLPSLEAHVSVERQQIENRRDSDLEARAKKLENDLGELEAEGAKADVRRKVREGAEREMKQLRDRAQREIDRLDEVWSRFKNLKVQDLEGDELLYRELRDRFGTYFDGSMGAAALQKRLESFDLEEEAERLREIIRTGKGQKKTRALKRLKVVSAFLQTANSPKGMVLDCVPVIPPDLRPMVQLDGGRFATSDLNDLYRRVINRNNRLKRLLDLGAPEIIVNNEKRMLQEAVDALFDNGRRGRPVTGPGNRPLKSLSDMLKGKQGRFRQNLLGKRVDYSARSVIVVGPQLKLHQCGLPKAMALELFKPFVMKRLVDLNHAQNIKSAKRMVERGRTVVYDVLEEVIAEHPVLLNRAPTLHRLGIQAFEPQLVEGKAIQIHPLVCTAFNADFDGDQMAVHLPLSAEAQAEARILMLSSNNILKPADGRPVTMPTQDMVLGLFFLTTDGELRDTKGEGRAFGSTAEAIMAFDAGELALQSQIDIRFPVGTVAPRGWVPPVTEEGEPEWQQGDSFRLRTSLGRALFNELLPEDYPFVDYSVGKKQLSEIVNDLAERYPKVIVAATLDNLKAAGFYWATRSGVTVAISDVVVPEAKKAIVKGYEEQDEKVQKQYERGLITKEERTQELIAIWTKATNEVAEAMNANFPKTNPIFMMVDSGARGNMMQMRQIAGMRGLVSNAKNETIPRPIKASFREGLTVLEYFISTHGARKGLADTALRTADSGYLTRRLVDVSQDVIIREEDCGTERGLKLRIAERGADNVLRKTDDVETSVYARMLAEDVVVDGKVIAPANVDLGDVLIDALVGAGVEEVKTRSVLTCESAVGTCAFCYGRSLATGKLVDIGEAVGIIAAQSIGEPGTQLTMRTFHTGGVAGDDITQGLPRVVELFEARQPKGVAPISEAAGRVRIEETEKTKKLVVTPDDGTDETAFPISKRARLLVGEGDHVEVGQKLTVGATNPHDVLRILGQRAVQIHLVAEVQKVYNSQGVSIHDKHIEIIIRQMLRRVTIIESGDAELLPGELVERSKFETENRRVVTEGGHPASGRPQLMGITKASLATESWLSAASFQETTRVLTDAAINAKSDSLIGLKENVIIGKLIPAGTGLSRYRNIRVEPTEEAKAAMYSAVGYDDIDYSPFGSGSGQAVPLEDYDYGPYNQ, from the coding sequence GTGCTCGACGTCAACTTCTTCGACGAGCTCCGGATCGGTCTGGCCACCGCTGACGACATCCGTCAGTGGAGCCACGGCGAGGTCAAGAAGCCGGAGACCATCAACTACCGCACGCTCAAGCCCGAGAAGGACGGACTCTTCTGCGAGAAGATCTTCGGTCCGACCCGGGACTGGGAGTGCTACTGCGGCAAGTACAAGCGTGTCCGCTTCAAGGGCATCATCTGTGAGCGGTGTGGCGTCGAGGTCACCCGCGCGAAGGTGCGCCGTGAGCGGATGGGCCACATCGAGCTCGCCGCTCCCGTCACCCACATCTGGTACTTCAAGGGCGTCCCGTCGCGTCTTGGCTACCTGCTCGACCTCGCCCCGAAGGACCTCGAGAAGGTCATCTACTTCGCGGCGTACATGATCACGTTCGTCGACGACGAGCGTCGTACGCGTGACCTGCCCTCGCTGGAGGCGCACGTCTCCGTCGAGCGTCAGCAGATCGAGAACCGTCGCGACTCCGACCTGGAGGCCCGCGCCAAGAAGCTCGAGAACGACCTCGGCGAGCTTGAGGCCGAGGGCGCCAAGGCCGACGTGCGCCGCAAGGTGCGCGAGGGTGCCGAGCGTGAGATGAAGCAGCTGCGCGACCGTGCGCAGCGCGAGATCGACCGTCTGGACGAGGTCTGGTCGCGCTTCAAGAACCTCAAGGTCCAGGACCTGGAGGGCGACGAGCTCCTCTACCGCGAGCTGCGTGACCGCTTCGGCACGTACTTCGACGGTTCGATGGGTGCCGCGGCGCTGCAGAAGCGCCTGGAGTCCTTCGACCTGGAGGAGGAGGCCGAGCGCCTCCGCGAGATCATCCGTACCGGCAAGGGCCAGAAGAAGACCCGTGCGCTCAAGCGCCTCAAGGTCGTCTCCGCGTTCCTGCAGACCGCGAACAGCCCCAAGGGCATGGTTCTCGACTGCGTGCCGGTGATCCCGCCGGACCTGCGTCCGATGGTGCAGCTGGACGGTGGCCGCTTCGCGACCTCCGACCTGAACGACCTGTACCGCCGCGTGATCAACCGCAACAACCGTCTGAAGCGTCTGCTCGACCTCGGTGCCCCCGAGATCATCGTGAACAACGAGAAGCGGATGCTCCAGGAGGCGGTCGACGCCCTCTTCGACAACGGCCGTCGTGGTCGCCCGGTCACGGGCCCCGGCAACCGTCCGCTGAAGTCCCTCAGCGACATGCTGAAGGGTAAGCAGGGTCGTTTCCGTCAGAACCTGCTCGGCAAGCGTGTGGACTACTCCGCGCGTTCCGTCATCGTCGTGGGTCCGCAGCTGAAGCTGCACCAGTGTGGTCTGCCGAAGGCCATGGCGCTGGAGCTCTTCAAGCCGTTCGTGATGAAGCGCCTGGTCGACCTGAACCACGCGCAGAACATCAAGAGCGCCAAGCGGATGGTCGAGCGCGGCCGCACGGTCGTGTACGACGTCCTCGAAGAGGTCATCGCCGAGCACCCGGTTCTGCTGAACCGTGCGCCCACGCTGCACCGCCTCGGCATCCAGGCCTTCGAGCCCCAGCTGGTCGAGGGCAAGGCCATCCAGATCCACCCGCTCGTCTGCACCGCGTTCAACGCGGACTTCGACGGTGACCAGATGGCCGTGCACCTGCCGCTCTCCGCGGAGGCGCAGGCCGAGGCCCGCATCCTGATGCTGTCCTCGAACAACATCCTGAAGCCCGCCGACGGCCGTCCGGTCACGATGCCGACCCAGGACATGGTCCTCGGTCTGTTCTTCCTGACCACCGACGGTGAGCTCCGTGACACCAAGGGCGAGGGCCGTGCGTTCGGCTCCACGGCCGAGGCGATCATGGCGTTCGACGCCGGCGAGCTCGCGCTGCAGTCGCAGATCGACATCCGCTTCCCCGTCGGCACCGTCGCTCCGCGTGGCTGGGTTCCCCCGGTCACCGAAGAGGGCGAGCCGGAGTGGCAGCAGGGTGACTCGTTCCGCCTGCGCACCTCGCTGGGCCGCGCGCTCTTCAACGAGCTGCTGCCCGAGGACTACCCGTTCGTCGACTACTCCGTCGGCAAGAAGCAGCTCTCCGAGATCGTCAACGACCTCGCCGAGCGCTACCCCAAGGTCATCGTGGCGGCGACGCTCGACAACCTGAAGGCGGCGGGCTTCTACTGGGCGACCCGTTCCGGTGTCACCGTGGCCATCTCCGACGTCGTCGTGCCCGAGGCCAAGAAGGCCATCGTCAAGGGCTACGAGGAGCAGGACGAGAAGGTCCAGAAGCAGTACGAGCGCGGTCTCATCACGAAGGAAGAGCGCACTCAGGAGCTCATCGCGATCTGGACCAAGGCGACCAACGAGGTTGCCGAGGCGATGAACGCGAACTTCCCGAAGACGAACCCCATCTTCATGATGGTTGACTCGGGTGCCCGAGGAAACATGATGCAGATGCGTCAGATCGCCGGTATGCGTGGTCTGGTGTCGAACGCCAAGAACGAGACGATCCCGCGTCCCATCAAGGCGTCCTTCCGTGAGGGCCTCACCGTTCTGGAGTACTTCATCTCCACGCACGGTGCCCGTAAGGGTCTGGCGGACACCGCCCTGCGTACCGCCGACTCGGGTTACCTGACCCGTCGTCTGGTGGACGTCTCGCAGGACGTGATCATCCGCGAGGAGGACTGTGGCACCGAGCGCGGTCTGAAGCTGCGGATCGCCGAGCGCGGCGCCGACAACGTGCTGCGCAAGACGGACGACGTCGAGACCTCCGTGTACGCGCGGATGCTCGCCGAGGACGTCGTCGTCGACGGCAAGGTCATCGCGCCTGCCAACGTCGACCTGGGTGACGTGCTCATCGACGCCCTCGTGGGCGCCGGTGTCGAGGAGGTCAAGACCCGCTCGGTCCTGACCTGTGAGTCCGCCGTCGGTACCTGTGCGTTCTGCTACGGCCGTTCGCTCGCCACCGGCAAGCTGGTCGACATCGGTGAGGCGGTCGGCATCATCGCCGCCCAGTCCATCGGTGAGCCCGGTACCCAGCTGACGATGCGTACCTTCCACACCGGTGGTGTGGCCGGTGACGACATCACCCAGGGTCTGCCCCGTGTCGTCGAGCTCTTCGAGGCTCGTCAGCCCAAGGGTGTCGCCCCGATCTCGGAGGCGGCCGGCCGCGTCCGTATCGAGGAGACCGAGAAGACCAAGAAGCTCGTCGTCACCCCGGACGACGGCACCGACGAGACGGCGTTCCCGATCTCGAAGCGTGCCCGTCTGCTCGTGGGCGAGGGCGACCACGTCGAGGTGGGCCAGAAGCTCACCGTGGGTGCCACCAACCCGCACGACGTGCTGCGCATCCTGGGTCAGCGTGCGGTCCAGATCCACCTGGTCGCCGAGGTCCAGAAGGTCTACAACTCGCAGGGCGTGTCGATCCACGACAAGCACATCGAGATCATCATCCGGCAGATGCTGCGCCGTGTGACGATCATCGAGTCCGGCGACGCGGAGCTGCTGCCGGGCGAGCTCGTCGAGCGCTCGAAGTTCGAGACCGAGAACCGTCGTGTGGTCACCGAGGGCGGTCACCCCGCCTCCGGCCGTCCGCAGCTGATGGGTATCACCAAGGCCTCGCTCGCCACCGAGTCGTGGCTGTCGGCGGCGTCCTTCCAGGAGACGACCCGAGTTCTGACGGATGCGGCGATCAACGCCAAGTCCGACAGCCTCATCGGCCTCAAGGAGAACGTCATCATCGGTAAGCTCATCCCGGCCGGTACGGGTCTGTCCCGCTACCGCAACATCCGGGTCGAGCCGACCGAGGAGGCCAAGGCCGCGATGTACTCGGCCGTCGGCTACGACGACATCGACTACTCGCCGTTCGGCTCGGGCTCCGGCCAGGCCGTTCCGCTGGAGGACTACGACTACGGTCCGTACAACCAGTAA
- the rpoB gene encoding DNA-directed RNA polymerase subunit beta — MAASRNASTNTNNGASTAPLRISFAKIREPLEVPNLLALQTESFDWLLGNAAWKARVEAALESGQDVPRKSGLEEIFEEISPIEDFSGSMSLTFRDHRFEPPKNSIDECKDRDFTYGAPLFVTAEFTNNETGEIKSQTVFMGDFPLMTNKGTFVINGTERVVVSQLVRSPGVYFDSSIDKTSDKDIFSAKIIPSRGAWLEMEIDKRDLVGVRIDRKRKQSVTVLLKALGWTTEQILQEFGEYESMRATLEKDHTQGQDDALLDIYRKLRPGEPPTREAAQTLLENLYFNPKRYDLAKVGRYKVNKKLGADEPLDAGVLTTDDVIATIKYLVKLHAGETETIGENGNEIVVETDDIDHFGNRRLRNVGELIQNQVRTGLARMERVVRERMTTQDVEAITPQTLINIRPVVASIKEFFGTSQLSQFMDQNNPLSGLTHKRRLSALGPGGLSRERAGFEVRDVHPSHYGRMCPIETPEGPNIGLIGSLASYGRVNAFGFIETPYRKVVDGQVTDEVDYVTADEEDRFVIAQANAAIDDDLRFSENRVLVRKRGGEVDYVEPSDVDYMDVSPRQMVSVATAMIPFLEHDDANRALMGANMMRQAVPLIKSEAPLVGTGMEYRCATDAGDVLKAEKDGVVQELSADYVTVANDDGTYITYRLHKFSRSNQGTSVNQKVVVDEGDRVIEGQVLADGPATEDGEMALGKNLLVAFMPWEGHNYEDAIILSQRLVQDDVLSSIHIEEHEVDARDTKLGPEEITRDIPNVSEEVLADLDERGIIRIGAEVVAGDILVGKVTPKGETELTPEERLLRAIFGEKAREVRDTSLKVPHGEIGKIIGVRVFDREEGDELPPGVNQLVRVYVAQKRKITDGDKLAGRHGNKGVISKILPIEDMPFLEDGTPVDIILNPLGVPSRMNPGQVLEIHLGWLASRGWDVSGLGEEWAQRLQAIGADQVAPGTNVATPVFDGAREDELAGLLNHTIPNRDGERMVLPTGKARLFDGRSGEPFPDPISVGYMYILKLHHLVDDKLHARSTGPYSMITQQPLGGKAQFGGQRFGEMEVWALEAYGAAYALQELLTIKSDDVTGRVKVYEAIVKGENIPEPGIPESFKVLIKEMQSLCLNVEVLSSDGMSIEMRDTDEDVFRAAEELGIDLSRREPSSVEEV, encoded by the coding sequence TTGGCCGCCTCGCGCAACGCCTCGACCAATACGAACAACGGCGCAAGCACCGCCCCGCTGCGCATCTCTTTTGCAAAGATCAGGGAGCCCCTCGAGGTTCCGAACCTCCTCGCGCTGCAGACCGAGAGCTTTGACTGGCTGCTCGGCAACGCCGCCTGGAAGGCTCGCGTCGAGGCTGCCCTTGAGTCGGGACAGGACGTCCCCAGGAAGTCCGGTCTGGAAGAGATCTTCGAGGAGATCTCGCCGATCGAGGACTTCTCCGGGTCGATGTCGCTGACCTTCCGCGACCACCGCTTCGAGCCGCCGAAGAACTCGATCGACGAGTGCAAGGACCGTGACTTCACGTACGGCGCCCCGCTCTTCGTCACCGCCGAGTTCACCAACAACGAGACCGGCGAGATCAAGTCCCAGACGGTCTTCATGGGCGACTTCCCGCTCATGACGAACAAGGGCACCTTCGTCATCAACGGCACCGAGCGTGTCGTGGTGTCGCAGCTGGTCCGTTCGCCGGGCGTCTACTTCGACTCCTCGATCGACAAGACGTCCGACAAGGACATCTTCTCCGCCAAGATCATCCCGTCCCGGGGTGCCTGGCTGGAGATGGAGATCGACAAGCGCGACCTGGTCGGTGTCCGCATCGACCGCAAGCGCAAGCAGTCCGTCACCGTCCTCCTCAAGGCTCTCGGCTGGACCACCGAGCAGATCCTGCAGGAGTTCGGCGAGTACGAGTCCATGCGCGCCACCCTGGAGAAGGACCACACCCAGGGCCAGGACGACGCGCTGCTCGACATCTACCGCAAGCTGCGTCCGGGCGAGCCGCCGACCCGTGAGGCCGCTCAGACGCTGCTCGAGAACCTCTACTTCAACCCGAAGCGCTACGACCTCGCGAAGGTCGGCCGCTACAAGGTGAACAAGAAGCTCGGCGCGGACGAGCCGCTGGACGCCGGCGTGCTCACCACCGATGACGTCATCGCCACGATCAAGTACCTGGTCAAGCTCCACGCGGGCGAGACCGAGACGATCGGCGAGAACGGCAACGAGATCGTCGTCGAGACCGACGACATCGATCACTTCGGCAACCGTCGTCTGCGCAACGTCGGCGAGCTCATCCAGAACCAGGTCCGCACGGGTCTGGCTCGTATGGAGCGCGTCGTGCGTGAGCGCATGACCACCCAGGACGTCGAGGCGATCACGCCGCAGACCCTGATCAACATCCGGCCGGTCGTCGCCTCCATCAAGGAGTTCTTCGGCACCAGCCAGCTGTCGCAGTTCATGGACCAGAACAACCCGCTGTCGGGTCTGACGCACAAGCGTCGTCTCTCGGCGCTGGGCCCTGGTGGTCTGTCCCGTGAGCGGGCCGGCTTCGAGGTCCGAGACGTGCACCCGTCCCACTACGGACGCATGTGCCCGATCGAGACCCCCGAAGGCCCGAACATCGGTCTGATCGGTTCGCTCGCCTCGTACGGCCGCGTCAACGCGTTCGGCTTCATCGAGACGCCGTACCGCAAGGTCGTCGACGGCCAGGTCACCGACGAGGTCGACTACGTCACCGCCGACGAGGAGGACCGGTTCGTCATCGCGCAGGCCAACGCCGCGATCGACGACGACCTGCGCTTCTCCGAGAACCGCGTCCTGGTGCGTAAGCGTGGCGGCGAGGTCGACTACGTCGAGCCGTCGGACGTGGACTACATGGACGTCTCGCCGCGCCAGATGGTGTCGGTCGCGACCGCCATGATCCCGTTCCTCGAGCACGACGACGCCAACCGTGCCCTCATGGGCGCGAACATGATGCGTCAGGCGGTGCCGCTGATTAAGTCGGAGGCCCCGCTCGTCGGCACCGGCATGGAGTACCGCTGCGCCACCGACGCCGGCGACGTGCTCAAGGCCGAGAAGGACGGTGTCGTCCAGGAGCTGTCGGCCGACTACGTCACGGTCGCCAACGACGACGGCACGTACATCACGTACCGACTGCACAAGTTCTCGCGCTCGAACCAGGGCACCTCGGTCAACCAGAAGGTCGTCGTCGACGAGGGCGACCGCGTGATCGAGGGCCAGGTCCTCGCCGACGGTCCCGCCACCGAAGACGGCGAGATGGCGCTCGGCAAGAACCTGCTCGTGGCGTTCATGCCGTGGGAGGGTCACAACTACGAGGACGCGATCATCCTGTCGCAGCGCCTCGTCCAGGACGACGTCCTCTCCTCGATCCACATCGAGGAGCACGAGGTCGACGCCCGTGACACCAAGCTCGGCCCGGAGGAGATCACCCGGGACATCCCGAACGTCTCCGAGGAGGTCCTCGCCGACCTCGACGAGCGCGGCATCATCCGTATCGGTGCCGAGGTCGTCGCCGGCGACATCCTCGTCGGCAAGGTCACGCCCAAGGGCGAGACCGAGCTGACCCCGGAGGAGCGCCTGCTCCGCGCGATCTTCGGTGAGAAGGCCCGTGAGGTCCGTGACACCTCGCTGAAGGTGCCGCACGGCGAGATCGGCAAGATCATCGGCGTCCGCGTCTTCGACCGCGAGGAGGGCGACGAGCTTCCCCCGGGCGTGAACCAGCTGGTCCGCGTCTACGTCGCCCAGAAGCGCAAGATCACCGATGGTGACAAGCTCGCCGGCCGTCACGGCAACAAGGGTGTCATCTCCAAGATCCTTCCGATCGAGGACATGCCCTTCCTCGAGGACGGCACCCCGGTCGACATCATCCTCAACCCGCTGGGTGTCCCGTCCCGAATGAACCCGGGACAGGTCCTGGAGATCCACCTCGGCTGGCTCGCCAGCCGCGGCTGGGACGTCTCCGGCCTCGGGGAGGAGTGGGCGCAGCGCCTTCAGGCGATCGGCGCCGACCAGGTCGCCCCCGGCACCAACGTCGCGACCCCGGTCTTCGACGGTGCGCGTGAGGACGAGCTCGCGGGTCTGCTGAACCACACCATCCCGAACCGCGACGGCGAGCGCATGGTGCTCCCGACCGGTAAGGCGAGGCTGTTCGACGGCCGCTCCGGCGAGCCGTTCCCGGACCCGATCTCCGTCGGGTACATGTACATCCTCAAGCTCCACCACCTGGTCGACGACAAGCTCCACGCTCGTTCGACCGGTCCGTACTCGATGATCACCCAGCAGCCGCTGGGTGGTAAGGCCCAGTTCGGTGGCCAGCGCTTCGGTGAGATGGAGGTGTGGGCGCTGGAGGCGTACGGCGCCGCTTACGCCCTCCAGGAGCTGCTGACGATCAAGTCCGACGACGTGACCGGCCGCGTGAAGGTCTACGAGGCCATCGTCAAGGGCGAGAACATCCCTGAGCCCGGCATCCCCGAGTCCTTCAAGGTGCTCATCAAGGAGATGCAGTCCCTGTGCCTCAACGTGGAGGTGCTGTCCTCGGACGGCATGTCCATCGAGATGCGCGACACCGACGAGGACGTCTTCCGCGCAGCGGAGGAGCTCGGCATCGACCTGTCCCGGCGCGAGCCGAGCAGCGTCGAAGAGGTCTGA
- the rplL gene encoding 50S ribosomal protein L7/L12 encodes MAKLSQDDLLAQFEEMTLIELSEFVKAFEDKFDVTAAAAVAVAGPGAPVAAEAEAEQDEFDVILEGAGDKKIQVIKVVRELTSLGLKEAKDLVDGTPKPVLEKVAKEAAEKAAESLKAAGASVTVK; translated from the coding sequence ATGGCGAAGCTCTCTCAGGACGACCTCCTCGCCCAGTTCGAGGAGATGACCCTCATCGAGCTCTCCGAGTTCGTGAAGGCGTTCGAGGACAAGTTCGACGTCACCGCCGCCGCGGCCGTCGCCGTTGCCGGCCCGGGTGCCCCCGTCGCCGCCGAGGCCGAGGCCGAGCAGGACGAGTTCGACGTCATCCTCGAGGGTGCCGGCGACAAGAAGATCCAGGTCATCAAGGTCGTGCGCGAGCTCACCTCCCTGGGCCTCAAGGAGGCCAAGGACCTCGTCGACGGCACCCCGAAGCCGGTCCTCGAGAAGGTCGCGAAGGAGGCCGCCGAGAAGGCTGCCGAGTCCCTCAAGGCCGCCGGCGCCTCCGTCACGGTCAAGTAA
- the rplJ gene encoding 50S ribosomal protein L10: MARPDKAAAVAELEDQFRSSNAAVLTEYRGLTVAQLKTLRRSLGENAQYAVVKNTLTKIAANQAGITALDEHFAGPTAVAFITGDPVESAKSLRDFAKDNPNLIIKGGVLDGKALSADEIKKLADLESREVLLSKLAGAFKGKQSQAASLFQALPSKFVRTAEALRVKLAEGGAE, translated from the coding sequence ATGGCAAGGCCCGACAAGGCTGCCGCGGTAGCCGAGCTTGAGGACCAGTTCCGCAGCTCGAACGCCGCCGTGCTGACCGAGTACCGGGGTCTCACCGTTGCGCAGCTCAAGACGCTGCGTCGTTCGCTCGGTGAGAACGCCCAGTACGCCGTGGTGAAGAACACGCTGACCAAGATTGCGGCCAACCAGGCCGGGATCACCGCGCTGGACGAGCACTTCGCTGGTCCGACCGCGGTCGCCTTCATCACCGGTGACCCGGTGGAGTCGGCGAAGAGCCTGCGTGACTTCGCCAAGGACAACCCGAACCTCATCATCAAGGGCGGTGTCCTTGATGGTAAGGCGCTCTCCGCCGATGAGATCAAGAAGCTCGCGGACCTCGAGTCCCGCGAGGTTCTGCTCAGCAAGCTGGCCGGCGCGTTCAAGGGCAAGCAGTCTCAGGCTGCCTCGCTCTTCCAGGCGCTGCCGTCGAAGTTCGTCCGCACCGCGGAGGCGCTTCGCGTCAAGCTCGCCGAGGGCGGTGCCGAGTAA
- the rplA gene encoding 50S ribosomal protein L1: MKRSKTLRAADAKIDSERLYAPLEAVRLAKDTSSTKFDGTVEVAFRLGVDPRKADQMVRGTVNLPHGTGKTARVLVFATGDRAEAAIAAGADIVGSDELIDEISKGNRLNEFDAVVATPDLMGKVGRLGRVLGPRGLMPNPKVGTVTPDVAKAVNDIKGGKIEFRVDKHSNLHFIIGKVSFDETKLVENYAAALDEILRLKPSAAKGRYIKKATITTTMGPGIPLDSNRTRNLLVEDETV; the protein is encoded by the coding sequence GTGAAGCGCAGCAAGACTCTCCGCGCAGCGGACGCCAAGATCGACAGCGAGCGGCTCTACGCCCCTCTCGAGGCCGTCCGTCTCGCCAAGGACACCTCCAGCACGAAGTTCGACGGCACCGTCGAGGTCGCCTTCCGCCTGGGCGTCGACCCGCGCAAGGCCGACCAGATGGTCCGTGGCACCGTGAACCTTCCGCACGGCACCGGCAAGACCGCCCGGGTCCTGGTCTTCGCGACCGGTGACCGTGCCGAGGCCGCGATTGCCGCGGGCGCCGACATCGTCGGCTCCGACGAGCTCATCGACGAGATCTCCAAGGGCAACCGCCTGAACGAGTTCGACGCCGTTGTCGCCACCCCGGACCTCATGGGCAAGGTCGGCCGCCTCGGCCGCGTCCTCGGCCCGCGTGGTCTCATGCCGAACCCCAAGGTCGGCACCGTCACCCCCGATGTCGCGAAGGCTGTCAACGACATCAAGGGCGGCAAGATCGAGTTCCGCGTCGACAAGCACTCGAACCTGCACTTCATCATCGGCAAGGTCTCCTTCGACGAGACGAAGCTGGTCGAGAACTACGCCGCGGCCCTGGACGAGATCCTCCGTCTGAAGCCGTCCGCCGCGAAGGGTCGCTACATCAAGAAGGCGACCATCACGACGACGATGGGCCCCGGCATCCCGCTGGACTCGAACCGCACCCGCAACCTGCTCGTCGAGGACGAGACGGTCTGA
- the rplK gene encoding 50S ribosomal protein L11, which translates to MPPKKKKVTGLIKLQINAGAANPAPPVGPALGQHGVNIMEFCKAYNAATESQRGMVVPVEITVYEDRSFTFITKTPPAAKLILKAAGVDKGSGEPHKTKVAKLTAAQVREIATVKLPDLNANDLDAASKIIAGTARSMGITVEG; encoded by the coding sequence ATGCCTCCCAAGAAGAAGAAGGTCACGGGGCTTATCAAGCTCCAGATCAACGCTGGTGCGGCCAACCCGGCCCCGCCGGTCGGCCCCGCGCTGGGTCAGCACGGCGTCAACATCATGGAGTTCTGCAAGGCCTACAACGCCGCGACCGAGTCGCAGCGTGGCATGGTCGTGCCGGTGGAGATCACGGTCTACGAAGACCGTTCCTTCACCTTCATCACGAAGACTCCGCCGGCCGCCAAGCTGATCCTCAAGGCCGCTGGTGTGGACAAGGGCTCCGGCGAGCCGCACAAGACCAAGGTTGCCAAGCTCACGGCCGCCCAGGTCCGCGAGATCGCCACGGTCAAGCTCCCCGACCTGAACGCCAACGACCTGGACGCCGCGTCCAAGATCATCGCTGGCACCGCCCGTTCCATGGGCATCACGGTCGAGGGCTGA